One window from the genome of Cricetulus griseus strain 17A/GY chromosome 2, alternate assembly CriGri-PICRH-1.0, whole genome shotgun sequence encodes:
- the LOC100771390 gene encoding iron-sulfur cluster assembly 1 homolog, mitochondrial gives MSASLVRATVRAVSKRKLQPTRAALTLTPSAVNKIKQLLKDKPEHVGLKVGVRTRGCNVLSYTLEYTKTKGDSDEEVIQDGVRVFIEKKAQLTLLGTEMDYVEDKLSSEFVFNNPNIKGTCGCGESFNI, from the coding sequence ATGTCGGCATCGTTGGTCCGCGCCACGGTGCGCGCTGTGAGCAAGAGGAAGCTGCAGCCCACGCGGGCGGCGCTCACGCTGACCCCCTCAGCTGTGAACAAGATAAAACAGCTTCTCAAAGACAAGCCAGAGCACGTAGGTCTGAAAGTTGGTGTGCGAACCAGGGGCTGTAATGTCCTCTCTTACACCCTGGAGTATACAAAGACAAAAGGAGATTCTGATGAAGAAGTTATTCAAGATGGAGTCAGAGTGTTCATCGAAAAGAAAGCACAGTTAACACTTTTAGGAACAGAAATGGACTATGTGGAAGACAAACTATCCAGTGAGTTTGTTTTCAATAACCCCAACATCAAAGGAACTTGTGGCTGTGGTGAAAGCTTCAATATTTGA